A genomic segment from Rhodothermus sp. encodes:
- a CDS encoding SusC/RagA family TonB-linked outer membrane protein: protein MRNGLLLLLSCLVWTTAHAQHATLQGRVLDARTGEPLPGANVVIPALNQGAATDVDGLYRIENIPPGTYEVVARFVGYREGNVEVTLTPGATVTQDFALEEDLLQLEEVVVTGQGTSIARRKLATDVAVLTARDIEEAPVLSVDQLLQGRVAGATIRLQSAQPGQAALIDFRGITSVIGSQTPVIYIDGIRVDTELGTSLSLGGELTSALAELITSDIERIEITRGGAASTLYGSDAASGVIQIFTKRGQAGRSTVTIRTELGFDQPETRFLKDTGFSFPQTREDPNDPNYGKTNFIRDQFLKNGFYQNYYVGFSGGSPTFTYNVSGRLQNDTGVQPKNENTLYALRANLQASVRPNVEVSFSGSYVRSQFQRLFNGQSIFDPLTTFEVGDALFFSGAETFEEALRIFLLPDVNEGVHRFTAGSTIRFTPSRLFSTRLTVGIDMRANEQRVFLPIEFEPVSGDRGELNRYNRDFSVVTLEYVGTINYPQRGAIASTFTFGVQGFREDESIITATGTTFALPGTEDLDEAATVTAEETRTQIFNGGIFFQEQLSLYDRLFLEAGLRLDGNSAFGKEVGLQAYPKVGLSYNIHEERFWHNTLRTLIPVLKLRLAYGETGKFPSPFARDITFQATPFRGESAPRFDNPGNPELKPERTATLEGGFDALLFQNRISLNLTFYRARTKDALLFVPEQPVTGKGTQLRNVGTIENTGVELAAEIYVFNRRDLQWSIGLTYHGFRNRMVDMGGAPPFAIFEPWQRVEEGHPVGEWYVTVPIDTNGDGLPDDSEFQFIGKTPYPTKTGSISTTLTLFNNRLQFYALADWATGSLVADYGSAWASFNGIERTVFPTRYDLDGNEIGKFRYREAFIALLKNGDYLKIRELSLRYRVPRTLLQNLPVQRASISFSVRNVYTFAKQDLVDPELVGWAAPGDLQLGGVQSITLSPPRQFRFAVQVTL, encoded by the coding sequence AAATATACCACCCGGTACCTACGAAGTCGTGGCCCGCTTCGTGGGCTATCGAGAAGGTAACGTCGAGGTGACCCTGACTCCCGGTGCCACGGTCACCCAGGACTTCGCGCTGGAAGAAGACTTGCTTCAGCTTGAAGAGGTGGTGGTCACCGGCCAGGGCACCAGCATTGCGCGGCGTAAGCTGGCCACCGATGTAGCAGTGCTCACCGCCCGCGACATCGAAGAGGCTCCGGTGTTGTCCGTAGATCAGTTGTTACAGGGGCGCGTCGCCGGCGCTACCATTCGTCTGCAAAGTGCCCAGCCGGGACAGGCGGCTTTGATCGACTTTCGAGGTATCACGAGCGTCATTGGCAGTCAAACGCCGGTCATTTACATTGATGGGATCCGCGTCGACACCGAACTGGGGACCAGCTTGAGCCTGGGAGGGGAACTGACCTCTGCCTTAGCTGAGCTGATTACCAGCGATATCGAACGGATAGAAATCACCCGCGGAGGAGCTGCAAGTACCCTCTACGGTTCGGACGCAGCCTCCGGTGTCATTCAGATCTTTACCAAACGAGGACAGGCCGGTCGTTCTACCGTGACCATCCGCACAGAGCTGGGCTTTGATCAGCCAGAAACCCGCTTTTTAAAAGATACAGGCTTTTCATTTCCACAGACACGTGAAGATCCCAACGATCCCAACTATGGCAAAACGAACTTCATCCGTGACCAATTTCTGAAAAACGGATTCTATCAAAACTACTATGTAGGCTTCTCGGGCGGCTCGCCCACCTTTACCTATAACGTAAGTGGTCGCCTGCAGAATGACACGGGCGTGCAACCCAAGAACGAAAACACCCTGTACGCCTTACGCGCCAACTTGCAGGCCAGCGTACGGCCCAACGTAGAGGTTTCGTTCTCTGGTTCCTACGTGCGCTCTCAGTTTCAGCGCCTGTTTAATGGTCAGTCGATCTTTGATCCGCTGACCACATTCGAAGTGGGCGATGCGCTGTTTTTCAGCGGAGCTGAAACCTTCGAAGAAGCCCTGCGCATCTTCTTATTGCCCGATGTCAATGAAGGCGTGCACCGCTTCACGGCAGGTTCTACCATTCGTTTTACCCCTTCCCGTCTCTTTTCCACCAGATTAACAGTAGGCATTGACATGCGCGCCAACGAGCAGCGCGTCTTCCTGCCTATAGAATTCGAACCCGTCTCGGGTGATCGTGGCGAGCTAAACCGATACAACCGTGATTTCTCTGTGGTTACTCTGGAATATGTAGGCACAATCAACTACCCCCAGCGGGGGGCGATCGCCTCAACCTTTACCTTCGGCGTCCAGGGTTTCCGCGAAGATGAAAGCATCATTACAGCTACAGGCACCACATTTGCCCTCCCCGGAACCGAAGACTTAGACGAGGCAGCGACCGTTACGGCGGAGGAAACGCGAACGCAGATCTTCAATGGCGGCATCTTCTTCCAGGAGCAGCTTAGCCTGTATGACCGCCTTTTCCTGGAAGCCGGGCTGCGCCTGGATGGCAACAGTGCCTTTGGCAAAGAGGTCGGATTACAGGCTTATCCGAAAGTCGGCCTTTCCTATAACATCCATGAAGAGCGCTTCTGGCACAACACACTACGCACCCTGATACCTGTGCTCAAATTGCGGCTGGCCTATGGGGAAACCGGCAAATTCCCCTCCCCCTTTGCACGCGATATTACCTTCCAGGCTACGCCCTTCCGAGGAGAAAGCGCCCCGCGTTTCGACAATCCAGGAAACCCTGAACTGAAGCCAGAACGAACAGCCACCCTGGAGGGTGGATTTGATGCGCTGCTTTTCCAGAATCGGATCAGCCTGAACCTGACGTTCTATCGAGCACGTACAAAAGATGCGCTGCTGTTCGTACCCGAGCAACCTGTCACTGGAAAAGGTACCCAGTTACGGAATGTAGGTACCATTGAAAATACGGGCGTCGAACTTGCAGCCGAAATCTATGTGTTCAACCGACGCGATCTCCAGTGGTCCATCGGGCTCACTTACCATGGCTTCCGCAATCGCATGGTTGATATGGGCGGTGCCCCACCGTTTGCCATTTTTGAACCCTGGCAGCGGGTAGAAGAAGGGCATCCTGTAGGAGAGTGGTACGTAACCGTGCCTATCGACACCAATGGAGATGGATTGCCCGATGATTCTGAGTTTCAGTTTATTGGAAAGACGCCCTATCCCACCAAAACGGGATCAATTTCCACAACCCTCACGCTGTTCAACAATCGGCTCCAGTTTTATGCCTTAGCGGATTGGGCTACAGGTAGCCTTGTCGCCGACTATGGCAGCGCATGGGCTTCATTCAATGGTATCGAACGCACGGTTTTCCCCACCCGCTATGACCTTGATGGTAATGAAATTGGCAAGTTTCGCTATCGTGAAGCGTTTATAGCGCTGCTCAAAAACGGAGATTACCTGAAAATCCGGGAGCTCTCACTCCGTTACCGCGTGCCGCGTACCTTGCTGCAAAACCTTCCGGTACAACGCGCCAGTATCAGCTTCAGCGTCCGCAACGTGTATACATTTGCCAAGCAGGACCTGGTTGATCCGGAACTGGTGGGATGGGCCGCCCCGGGCGACCTGCAACTGGGTGGTGTTCAGAGCATCACCCTGTCGCCACCTCGCCAGTTCCGCTTTGCGGTACAGGTAACCCTCTAA